The following coding sequences are from one Rhodopirellula islandica window:
- a CDS encoding lactoylglutathione lyase family protein, translating to MTFPRTFSHIGISVTDLDQAVEFYTQTLGWYVIMPPTEIVADDSAIGVMCNDVFGEGWGRFRIAHLATGDRVGVELFEFDNAERRENNFEYWKSGVFHFCVQDPDVEGLAKKIVENGGKQRMPIREYYPGKKPYRMVYCEDPFGNLIEIYSHSYELTYSAGAYQGDAKE from the coding sequence ATGACTTTTCCACGAACGTTCTCCCACATTGGAATCTCAGTCACGGACCTGGACCAAGCCGTGGAGTTCTACACACAGACGCTTGGTTGGTACGTCATCATGCCTCCAACCGAAATTGTTGCCGACGATTCGGCAATCGGAGTGATGTGCAACGACGTCTTCGGTGAAGGCTGGGGACGTTTTCGCATCGCTCACCTGGCAACCGGCGACCGCGTCGGAGTGGAACTGTTCGAGTTTGACAACGCCGAGCGGCGAGAGAACAACTTTGAGTATTGGAAGTCAGGCGTGTTCCATTTCTGCGTGCAAGATCCCGATGTCGAAGGGCTCGCCAAAAAGATTGTCGAGAATGGTGGCAAGCAGCGGATGCCGATCCGCGAATATTATCCTGGCAAGAAGCCTTACCGCATGGTGTACTGCGAAGATCCGTTTGGGAATCTGATTGAAATCTATTCGCACAGTTATGAGCTGACCTATTCCGCAGGTGCCTATCAAGGCGACGCCAAAGAGTGA
- a CDS encoding ABC transporter permease: MNLNKLVWRELFERKSQMITIFVGILLGITTVIAIKNITYYSEMAVAREMDSLGANVLVLPKSVTLQDYYSADIHNATIPEEYALRLTMSNLAGVDNLSPKLCVPVELEGRSFTLTGILPKSEFQAKAAWGGAGIFSRPIGCGAIDVGTPEPEDKKMLVRNRVIDDLATNETLVGSDTAASLGIEEGQTLELMGKQFSVVAVLPETGTVDDSRIFAHLHTVQEMSGKDAVVSCIEIVGCCKEISAGLVDNVNNLLPEAKVVTVTQVVATQQKVNGMMEKLSMIFVAIIVVIGGAGIANFMFANVYERRREIGTLMSLGAESKLILRIFLLKALLLGVAGGVGGFLIGTTLAVTLGPRLANVPVLPMPMLAVWAIGISVGTTLLASYFPARNAARLDPVTSFKEV, from the coding sequence ATGAACCTGAACAAACTTGTCTGGCGAGAACTCTTTGAACGGAAGAGCCAGATGATCACGATCTTCGTGGGGATCCTGCTGGGGATCACCACGGTCATCGCGATCAAGAACATCACCTACTATTCCGAGATGGCGGTGGCCAGAGAAATGGACAGCCTGGGCGCCAACGTGTTGGTGTTGCCCAAGTCCGTGACGCTGCAAGACTACTACTCGGCGGACATCCACAACGCAACCATCCCCGAGGAATATGCCTTGCGTTTGACGATGTCCAACCTCGCCGGCGTCGACAACTTGTCACCCAAGTTGTGTGTGCCGGTGGAACTGGAGGGCCGCTCGTTCACCTTGACCGGCATCCTGCCCAAGAGTGAGTTCCAGGCCAAGGCGGCTTGGGGCGGAGCCGGGATCTTCTCACGCCCTATCGGCTGCGGAGCGATCGACGTCGGCACTCCCGAACCGGAAGACAAGAAAATGCTGGTTCGCAACCGTGTCATCGACGACTTGGCGACCAATGAAACGCTGGTTGGTTCTGACACCGCCGCGTCCTTGGGGATCGAAGAAGGCCAAACATTGGAATTGATGGGCAAGCAGTTTTCGGTCGTTGCCGTGCTGCCAGAAACAGGAACGGTTGACGATTCACGCATCTTCGCTCACCTGCACACCGTGCAAGAGATGTCAGGCAAGGATGCGGTGGTCAGTTGCATTGAGATTGTCGGTTGCTGCAAAGAGATCTCGGCCGGCTTGGTCGACAACGTCAACAACCTGTTGCCCGAAGCCAAAGTCGTGACCGTCACTCAGGTTGTCGCCACGCAGCAAAAGGTCAACGGCATGATGGAAAAGTTGTCGATGATTTTCGTTGCAATCATCGTCGTGATCGGTGGAGCAGGCATTGCGAATTTCATGTTCGCGAATGTTTATGAACGCCGCCGTGAAATCGGCACGTTGATGTCGCTCGGCGCAGAATCGAAATTGATCCTGCGAATCTTCTTGCTCAAAGCGTTGTTGTTAGGAGTCGCCGGTGGAGTCGGAGGCTTTCTGATCGGCACCACACTGGCAGTCACGCTCGGACCTCGCCTGGCCAACGTGCCTGTGTTGCCGATGCCGATGCTGGCGGTTTGGGCGATTGGAATCTCGGTTGGGACAACACTGCTGGCCAGCTACTTCCCCGCTCGCAATGCCGCCCGACTCGATCCCGTCACGTCATTCAAGGAGGTTTGA
- a CDS encoding ABC transporter ATP-binding protein, which translates to MLSMQNVTKVYEMHRQQVVALDDATLEIPEGDFVSLIGPSGSGKSSLLVMLGGMLSPTSGQVLLNGQSMYDLDADGRARMRKANIGFVFQTFNLIPYLSAQENVQIPLYLSGTAESDQRDRAAELLERVGLGDRLDHKPNELSVGQQQRVALARMLANDPAVILADEPTGNLDPETSDQVIGYFEEFNREGRTIVMVTHNPEAAERAKRVLKLRSGKIVDDRAALHSAEAA; encoded by the coding sequence ATGTTGTCCATGCAGAATGTTACGAAGGTCTATGAAATGCACCGCCAACAGGTTGTGGCTCTCGATGACGCAACCTTGGAGATCCCCGAAGGCGACTTTGTGTCGTTGATCGGGCCCAGCGGCAGCGGCAAGAGTTCGCTGTTGGTGATGTTGGGCGGAATGTTGTCACCAACATCCGGACAAGTGTTGCTCAACGGCCAGTCGATGTACGACTTGGATGCCGACGGGCGGGCTCGGATGCGAAAGGCGAACATTGGTTTCGTATTTCAAACATTCAATTTGATTCCGTACCTGTCGGCGCAAGAGAATGTGCAGATTCCGTTGTATTTGTCTGGAACTGCGGAATCGGATCAACGCGATCGGGCAGCCGAGTTGTTGGAACGTGTTGGCTTGGGGGACCGCTTGGATCACAAGCCCAACGAACTGAGCGTTGGTCAACAGCAACGAGTCGCGTTGGCACGGATGCTGGCCAATGATCCGGCCGTGATCTTGGCCGACGAGCCCACCGGAAACTTGGATCCCGAGACCAGTGACCAAGTGATTGGCTACTTCGAAGAGTTCAATCGGGAAGGGCGCACGATCGTGATGGTGACGCACAACCCAGAGGCGGCCGAGCGAGCGAAACGCGTCTTGAAACTGCGAAGCGGCAAGATCGTCGACGACCGAGCGGCCTTGCACTCCGCCGAAGCCGCCTAG
- a CDS encoding ArsR/SmtB family transcription factor, with protein sequence MSTTTDSALQGDLSNVPLAEIGEEINTVFRAFADSTRLRILHLLAVDEICVGDLVKILQLPQPTVSRHLAYLRKASLVDVRKVGLWSHYSLAPAHSCFQQKLYECLNSCFSDVPELKEDASRAKQLKESGGCCD encoded by the coding sequence ATGAGCACGACGACCGACTCAGCTTTGCAAGGCGACCTGTCGAACGTTCCATTGGCTGAGATTGGCGAGGAGATCAACACGGTCTTTCGTGCGTTTGCGGACAGCACTCGATTGCGAATCTTGCATTTGCTGGCGGTCGACGAGATCTGCGTGGGTGACCTCGTGAAGATCTTGCAGCTCCCTCAACCGACCGTTTCTCGACACCTTGCCTATCTACGCAAAGCTTCGCTGGTCGATGTTCGCAAGGTCGGGCTGTGGTCGCATTACTCGCTCGCTCCAGCTCACTCGTGCTTCCAACAAAAATTGTACGAGTGTCTCAACAGTTGTTTCAGTGACGTTCCGGAGTTGAAAGAGGACGCAAGCAGAGCGAAACAACTGAAAGAAAGCGGTGGTTGCTGCGACTAG